A genomic window from Pecten maximus chromosome 2, xPecMax1.1, whole genome shotgun sequence includes:
- the LOC117322398 gene encoding contactin-like — MKRTTIVVLLCVMVVGSDSQIMGECPLGWFSHSQSCYEFIKDPPALYEEADKTCKGKGAALVSVNSYDEHLFISNQLKILDIAKRYTWWTSGSDLDGRVKWEGDGYFADPDFHYWLTTSSHVNNPAIHIVYKYSALNPGYWWDKQSRNIKSSYICEIPRAEVHRLVQDERDFTFGTNIVDPNNVLTGPSFIVQPTNVVVTERTMTTSLECVARGNPQPKYLWYKGDNQAEEIVASKSITITNGKLTFDNVSETTTVGAYQCVASNKFGSIISDVVYITYGYLREYSNVQPGAVNASQYQGTYINCNPPSHKPGATFQWMKQGSKGVEFLMPQLNNYYFISQGGNLYFSEVQSVDSGYYFCSVTLSAGQTGTLATSQPTSALSRGIRLSVGSQTAADYPPEIHDGFPIVYPKNPVRGMTIYIECLAYGRLPLVYSWTRKGRPMPPRARVTDLNRVLVIENVQLEDEGTYECSVNSRATSAVKQYTLSIGAKPYFVSPLKNIHADVNSELTWRCEAIAIPRATFTWYKDTRPLLPISGKIDITSNVLRINSLDASRDSGMYQCSAENTHGTTLSGGQLRVLSLKPSFLRNPLPITMYGAMNGNITIPCRPEAAPTPEIAWLKNGSPIGSRTGMHILYNGDLRIEGIQLLDAGLYTCQATNVNGQASSHCSVTVINRMTFIHTPLPTTVDYNNTAFLQCDVSYDTRYDLIYRWTHNGRVINVTQNTFYRLGERINIRGLYIMYADFQHSGIYECQALTTSSILKSSATLTVRGPPGEPAGVYADLSTRTPHSLRLKWTPPPDHGSPILYYIIESKTLFNPEWKVQVANISEQDALLSDPTSGMDKRTFTVTGLKPFNDYFFRVRATNSYPTLGPLSLPSDSYHLDGAAPVVAPRQVSGGFGTVGVLQITWAPLPMESRGGVRIGYIIYWRLMNDTSAYKQVIKNKDVSQHIEDVGLNNYYLPYEVIVGAFNEFGFGPNSSVSIVYSAEGMPTYVPKNVRGDGVNSTAIYLTWDPVPNTRLAMKGVIMGFELNVEDFNDANRKSGTTYLYGEHTTGTIIGVEPNSDYWVTVQVFNSAGESNPSERYRISTYLNAPFLYPEYVTISSDGSESVAVKWRGISTGLLEESIKGYKLEYWPRGENFRAAKTVVTGKVTNAVIYGIQKDVIYSLRVLGYSNGGDGKKSPTQYFTLGGHVPVDPTTSFLIQLGGSTRMTSSLILILIVSTLTAYLPFI, encoded by the exons AATGTCCACTTGGATGGTTTTCCCATTCCCAAAGTTGCTACGAGTTTATCAAAGATCCACCAGCGCTGTATGAAGAGGCCGATAAGACCTGCAAG GGGAAAGGCGCTGCCCTTGTCAGCGTTAACTCGTATGATGAACACCTGTTTATCTCAAATCAACTGAAGATATTAGACATAGCAAA ACGTTACACCTGGTGGACCAGTGGATCTGACCTAGACGGCCGGGTTAAATGGGAGGGCGATGGATACTTTGCAGACCCTGATTTCCATTACTGGCTGACGACGTCGTCACATGTAAATAATCCTGCCATCCACATAGTCTACAAATATTCTG CTCTGAATCCCGGCTATTGGTGGGACAAACAGTCGAGGAATATAAAATCAAGCTACATTTGTGAAATACCCAGGGCGGAAGTTCACAGACTTGTACAAGACGAACGCGACTTCA CTTTTGGAACGAATATTGTGGATCCCAATAACGTCTTGACTGGCCCATCGTTTATCGTTCAACCGACAAATGTTGTCGTTACTGAACGTACCATGACAACATCTCTTGAGTGCGTTGCCAGGGGTAACCCCCAGCCAAAATATCTATggtacaagggagataaccaggCAGAAGAGATAGTAGCTTCCAAGTCCATTACAATAACTAATGGGAAACTGACGTTTGACAACGTATCGGAGACAACGACAGTTGGAGCCTATCAATGCGTAGCGTCCAACAAGTTTGGCTCTATCATCAGTGATGTCGTTTATATCACGTATGGAT ATCTTCGCGAGTATTCTAACGTACAACCGGGGGCAGTGAATGCTTCACAGTACCAAGGCACATACATCAACTGTAATCCGCCGTCTCACAAACCAG GGGCTACGTTCCAGTGGATGAAGCAGGGATCGAAAGGTGTGGAATTCCTGATGCCTCAGCTTAATAATTACTACTTCATATCACAGGGCGGGAACCTATACTTCTCTGAGGTCCAGTCAGTGGACAGTGGCTATTATTTCTGTTCGGTCACACTGTCCGCTGGTCAAACGGGGACTCTGGCAACCTCCCAGCCAACCAGTGCTCTCAGTCGGGGAATCCGACTCAGTGTGGGTAGTCAAA CTGCCGCAGACTATCCTCCGGAGATACACGATGGATTTCCAATAGTTTACCCTAAAAATCCAGTCAGAGGAATGACCATATACATCGAGTGTTTGGCATACGGCAG GTTACCTCTCGTCTACTCCTGGACACGTAAGGGCAGACCAATGCCACCACGTGCTCGAGTAACTGACCTTAACCGAGTACTCGTTATCGAGAATGTTCAATTGGAGGACGAAGGTACCTACGAGTGTAGTGTGAATTCCAGAGCAACATCAGCTGTAAAGCAGTATACCCTGTCAATCGGAG CTAAACCTTACTTTGTGTCGCCATTGAAGAACATTCACGCTGACGTCAACAGTGAACTTACCTGGCGATGCGAGGCTATAGCTATACCACGTGCTACATTCACGTGGTACAAAGACACAAGACCTCTGCTTCCGATCTCTGGCAAAATCGACATAACATCTAACGTGCTGAGGATCAACAGTCTAGATGCCTCACGAGACAGTGGAATGTATCAGTGCTCAGCGGAGAACACACACGGGACAACATTAAGTGGAGGCCAGCTTCGTGTTCTGT CTTTGAAGCCGTCGTTCCTGAGAAATCCGTTACCAATAACAATGTATGGCGCAATGAACGGTAATATCACTATTCCGTGTCGACCGGAAGCTGCCCCAACACCGGAAATCGCATGGCTTAAGAATGGTTCTCCAATAGGATCCCGAACAGGAATGCATATTCTTTACAATGGTGATCTCCGGATTGAAGGCATTCAGCTACTAGATGCGGGATTATATACATGTCAGGCTACTAATGTTAACGGCCAAGCCTCGAGTCACTGCAGCGTGACTGTTATAA ACCGGATGACGTTCATACACACTCCACTTCCGACAACTGTGGACTACAACAACACAGCGTTCTTGCAGTGTGATGTTTCTTACGACACCAGATATGATCTTATCTACCGCTGGACTCACAACGGCCGCGTCATCAACGTTActcaaaatacattttatcgATTG ggCGAGAGGATAAACATTCGAGgactatatataatgtacgcCGATTTCCAGCACAGCGGCATCTACGAGTGCCAAGCACTCACAACAAGTTCGATACTCAAGAGCTCAGCAACACTGACCGTCAGAG GACCGCCGGGGGAACCTGCTGGAGTGTATGCAGACCTGAGTACCAGAACTCCTCATTCTCTCCGCCTGAAATGGACTCCACCTCCAGATCACGGCAGCCCGATCCTTTATTACATCATTGAATCAAAGACACTCTTCAATCCAGAATGGAAAGTTCAAGTAGCAA ATATTTCAGAGCAGGACGCCCTATTATCTGACCCAACTAGTGGGATGGACAAGAGAACATTTACTGTAACAGGACTGAAACCTTTCAACGACTACTTTTTTCGAGTTAGAGCTACAAACAGCTATCCAACTCTTGGACCACTTAGTCTTCCATCAG ACTCGTACCATCTCGATGGTGCAGCACCAGTAGTCGCCCCTAGGCAAGTGTCAGGAGGTTTTGGCACTGTCGGTGTCCTCCAAATTACATGGGCG CCCCTTCCGATGGAGAGTAGGGGAGGTGTTAGAATCGGCTATATCATATACTGGAGACTTATGAACGATACTTCAGCATACAAGCAG GTGATAAAGAACAAGGATGTCAGCCAACATATTGAAGACGTAGGTTTAAATAACTACTATCTCCCGTACGAAGTCATTGTCGGTGCATTCAACGAGTTTGGATTTGGACCTAACAGCTCGGTTTCCATTGTTTACTCCGCGGAAGGAA TGCCTACCTACGTACCGAAGAATGTCCGAGGAGATGGAGTAAACTCCACGGCTATTTACCTTACCTGGGATCCTGTACCAAATACTCGCTTAGCAATGAAAGGGGTAATTATGGGATTCGAG CTTAACGTTGAAGACTTCAATGACGCAAACCGAAAATCGGGTACAACCTACCTGTATGGCGAACACACGACTGGTACAATCATTGGCGTGGAGCCGAACTCGGACTACTGGGTGACAGTGCAGGTTTTCAACTCAGCAGGGGAAAGCAATCCCAGCGAAAGATATCGAATCAGTACCTATCTTAACG CCCCGTTTCTTTATCCGGAGTATGTAACAATTTCATCCGATGGCTCAGAAAGTGTTGCAGTGAAGTGGCGTGGGATAAGTACGGGACTTCTGGAGGAGAGCATCAAAGGTTATAAg CTTGAATATTGGCCAAGGGGAGAGAACTTTCGAGCAGCAAAAACTGTAGTTACAGGTAAAGTAACAAATGCGGTTATCTATGGCATACAAAAAGACGTTATCTACAGCCTGAGAGTCCTTGGATACAGTAACGGTGGAGACGGCAAGAAGAGTCCTACACAATATTTCACTCTAG GTGGACATGTTCCTGTGGACCCGACAACCTCATTTTTGATCCAACTTGGCGGCAGCACTCGAATGACCTCATCTCTTATCCTCATCCTCATCGTCTCAACACTCACAGCATATCTACCATTTATTTAG